ATTTACTCTAGATTCCATCGCTTAGCTGCCGCAACTAAGCGCTGAAAATATTGGCCCGACTGCATCACGGCCTCAGCTTGCACCGTTTCAATCGCAGGATATACCTGGAATAACTCAAGTGTTAATGCCTTAACAGCCTTAACATCTGCGCATTGAAATTGGTACTTAGCTACGATGTCGCTGTGTGATGCTTGATTATGGTCTGCGTGGTCTGCGTGATCT
This genomic window from Pseudomonadales bacterium contains:
- a CDS encoding DUF2796 domain-containing protein, which gives rise to DHADHADHNQASHSDIVAKYQFQCADVKAVKALTLELFQVYPAIETVQAEAVMQSGQYFQRLVAAAKRWNLE